A single region of the Pseudomonas granadensis genome encodes:
- a CDS encoding RNA pyrophosphohydrolase, protein MIDPDGFRPNVGIILTNDAGQVLWARRINQDAWQFPQGGINPEETPEDALYRELNEEVGLEREDVEILACTRGWLRYRLPQRLVRTHSQPLCIGQKQKWFLLRLISNEQRVRMDLTGKPEFDGWRWVSYWYPLGQVVTFKREVYRRALKELAPRLLARD, encoded by the coding sequence GTGATCGACCCCGATGGTTTCCGTCCCAATGTCGGGATCATTCTGACGAATGACGCCGGCCAGGTGCTATGGGCTCGCCGTATCAATCAGGACGCCTGGCAGTTTCCGCAAGGGGGAATCAACCCTGAAGAGACGCCGGAAGACGCCTTGTACCGCGAGCTGAACGAAGAAGTTGGCCTGGAACGTGAAGATGTTGAAATACTGGCCTGTACCCGAGGCTGGTTGCGCTATCGTTTGCCGCAACGCCTGGTGCGTACCCACAGCCAACCTCTGTGCATCGGCCAGAAACAGAAATGGTTTCTCCTGCGCCTGATCTCCAACGAGCAGCGGGTGCGGATGGATTTGACCGGTAAACCGGAATTCGATGGCTGGCGCTGGGTCAGCTATTGGTATCCGTTGGGCCAGGTGGTGACATTCAAGCGCGAGGTGTATCGACGCGCTCTCAAAGAGCTTGCCCCGCGCCTTTTAGCGCGCGACTGA
- the ptsP gene encoding phosphoenolpyruvate--protein phosphotransferase: MLNTLRKIVQEVNSAKDLKAALGIIVLRVKEAMGSQVCSVYLLDPETNRFVLMATEGLNKRSIGKVSMAPNEGLVGLVGTREEPLNLENAADHPRYRYFAETGEERYASFLGAPIIHHRRVVGVLVIQQKERRQFDEGEEAFLVTMSAQLAGVIAHAEATGSIRGLGRQGKGIQEAKFVGVPGSPGAAVGTAVVMLPPADLDVVPDKTVTDIDAELALFKTAIEGVRADMRTLSAKLATQLRPEERALFDVYLMMLDDASLGSEVTTVIKTGQWAQGALRQVVTDHVNRFELMDDAYLRERASDVKDLGRRLLAYLQEERQQNLVYPEKTILVSEELTPAMLGEVPEGTLVGLVSVLGSGNSHVAILARAMGIPTVMGLVDLPYAKVDGIEMIVDGVRGEVYTNPSEVLRKQFAEIVEEEKQLALGLDALRDLPCVTLDGHRMPLWVNTGLLADVARAQKRGAEGVGLYRTEVPFMINQRFPSEKEQLAIYREQLAAFHPQPVTMRSLDIGGDKSLSYFPIKEDNPFLGWRGIRVTLDHPEIFLVQTRAMLKASEGLNNLRILLPMISGTHELEEALHLIHRAWGEVRDEGTDVPMPPIGVMIEIPAAVYQTKELARMVDFLSVGSNDLTQYLLAVDRNNPRVADLYDYLHPAVLQALQTVVRDAHAEGKPVSICGEMAGDPAAAVLLMAMGFDSLSMNATNLPKVKWMLRQVNLSKAQELLAELMTIDNPQVIHSSLQLALKNLGLAKMNAPVVTKAL; encoded by the coding sequence ATGCTCAATACGCTGCGCAAGATCGTCCAGGAAGTTAACTCCGCCAAGGATCTCAAGGCGGCGTTGGGGATTATTGTGTTGCGCGTCAAAGAGGCCATGGGCAGCCAGGTCTGCTCGGTCTACCTGCTTGATCCCGAGACCAACCGCTTCGTGCTGATGGCCACCGAGGGCTTGAACAAGCGCTCGATCGGCAAGGTCAGCATGGCACCCAACGAAGGTCTGGTCGGTCTGGTCGGCACGCGTGAAGAACCCCTGAACCTCGAAAACGCCGCGGACCACCCGCGTTATCGTTACTTCGCCGAAACCGGTGAAGAGCGGTATGCCTCGTTCCTTGGCGCGCCGATCATTCACCACCGTCGAGTGGTCGGCGTGCTGGTCATCCAGCAAAAAGAACGCCGCCAGTTCGACGAAGGTGAAGAAGCCTTCCTCGTAACCATGAGCGCACAGCTCGCCGGGGTGATCGCCCACGCCGAGGCCACCGGTTCGATCCGTGGTCTGGGCCGGCAGGGCAAGGGCATTCAGGAAGCCAAGTTCGTTGGCGTGCCGGGCTCGCCGGGAGCGGCGGTCGGTACCGCGGTGGTCATGCTGCCGCCGGCCGATCTGGACGTGGTGCCGGACAAGACCGTCACCGACATCGACGCCGAGCTGGCGCTGTTCAAGACCGCCATCGAAGGCGTGCGTGCCGACATGCGCACCCTGTCGGCAAAACTCGCGACCCAGTTGCGCCCGGAAGAACGCGCGCTGTTCGACGTCTATCTGATGATGCTCGACGATGCTTCGCTGGGCAGCGAAGTCACCACGGTGATCAAGACCGGCCAGTGGGCCCAAGGCGCGCTGCGTCAGGTGGTCACCGATCACGTCAACCGTTTCGAACTGATGGACGACGCCTACCTGCGTGAGCGCGCCTCGGACGTCAAAGACCTCGGCCGCCGCCTGCTGGCCTATCTGCAGGAAGAGCGTCAGCAGAATCTGGTCTACCCGGAAAAAACCATTCTGGTCAGTGAAGAGCTGACCCCGGCGATGCTCGGCGAAGTGCCGGAAGGCACGCTGGTCGGTCTGGTGTCGGTACTCGGTTCGGGTAACTCCCACGTCGCGATCCTCGCCCGGGCCATGGGCATTCCGACGGTAATGGGGCTGGTCGATCTGCCGTACGCCAAGGTCGACGGCATCGAAATGATCGTCGACGGCGTACGTGGCGAGGTCTACACCAACCCGAGCGAAGTGCTGCGCAAGCAGTTCGCGGAAATAGTCGAAGAAGAGAAACAACTGGCGCTGGGCCTCGATGCCCTGCGCGACCTGCCGTGCGTGACCCTCGACGGCCACCGCATGCCGCTGTGGGTCAACACCGGCCTGCTGGCGGACGTGGCTCGGGCGCAGAAGCGTGGCGCCGAAGGCGTTGGTCTGTACCGCACCGAAGTGCCGTTCATGATCAACCAGCGCTTCCCGAGCGAGAAGGAACAACTGGCGATCTACCGTGAGCAGCTCGCCGCATTCCATCCGCAACCGGTGACCATGCGCAGCCTCGACATCGGCGGTGACAAGTCGCTGTCGTACTTCCCGATCAAGGAAGACAACCCGTTCCTCGGCTGGCGCGGCATTCGCGTCACCCTCGATCACCCGGAAATCTTCCTGGTGCAGACCCGCGCAATGCTCAAGGCCAGCGAAGGCCTGAACAACCTGCGGATTCTGCTGCCGATGATCTCCGGCACCCACGAACTCGAAGAAGCCCTGCACCTGATTCACCGGGCCTGGGGCGAAGTGCGCGACGAAGGCACCGACGTGCCGATGCCGCCGATCGGCGTGATGATCGAAATCCCCGCCGCGGTGTACCAGACCAAAGAGCTGGCGCGGATGGTCGACTTCCTCTCGGTCGGTTCCAACGACCTGACCCAGTACCTGCTGGCGGTCGACCGTAATAACCCGCGGGTGGCCGATCTTTACGACTACCTGCACCCGGCGGTGCTGCAAGCCCTGCAAACCGTCGTGCGTGACGCGCATGCCGAAGGCAAACCGGTGAGTATCTGCGGCGAAATGGCCGGCGATCCGGCGGCGGCGGTGCTGTTGATGGCGATGGGTTTCGACAGCCTGTCGATGAACGCCACCAACTTGCCGAAGGTCAAGTGGATGCTGCGTCAGGTCAATCTGAGCAAGGCGCAGGAGTTGTTGGCGGAGTTGATGACCATCGATAACCCACAAGTTATCCATAGCTCGCTGCAATTGGCGCTGAAAAATCTTGGGTTGGCGAAGATGAATGCGCCGGTGGTAACCAAAGCCCTCTGA
- a CDS encoding IS3 family transposase — protein MIDGVKGAMSVRRVCSVLGIARSSYYINRKTKRLKPGLRWLRRRLRALHKEHREVLGTRGLCKALRKKGIFIGRYRMRSLIKTFGLHRRRPRYAHYRRATKPAIVAPNILDRRFNPTQPDTLWAGDITYIRVGNSWLYLAVVMDLFSRRIVGWACSRTADAELAAKALKLAVSLRRPMPELLFHSDQGCQYTADRFVTCLADNRIVQSMSRRGNCWDNAVVERYFRTLKHDWMPENGYQTHIEAEKDVMDFISHYNHRRCHSASNHLPPALFEQQAA, from the coding sequence ATGATTGATGGCGTAAAAGGTGCTATGTCAGTTCGGCGCGTATGCTCCGTGCTTGGCATCGCCCGAAGTAGCTATTACATAAACCGCAAAACCAAGCGTTTGAAGCCGGGCCTGCGGTGGCTAAGGCGCAGACTTCGTGCGTTGCATAAAGAACATCGAGAGGTCCTGGGTACTCGAGGGCTCTGCAAAGCGTTGAGAAAGAAAGGGATCTTTATCGGTCGCTATCGAATGCGCTCGTTGATCAAAACTTTCGGCCTGCATCGACGCAGACCACGGTATGCCCACTATCGTCGTGCTACAAAACCGGCAATCGTTGCTCCGAACATACTTGATCGTCGCTTCAATCCGACTCAGCCAGATACGCTTTGGGCAGGCGATATTACCTACATTAGAGTTGGGAATAGCTGGCTTTATCTGGCAGTGGTGATGGATCTTTTTTCACGCAGGATTGTTGGCTGGGCGTGCTCCCGAACTGCCGATGCTGAGCTGGCTGCTAAAGCTCTGAAGTTGGCAGTGTCACTACGCCGACCAATGCCTGAACTGCTGTTTCACTCAGATCAGGGCTGTCAGTACACTGCTGATCGATTTGTCACCTGTTTGGCAGACAACCGGATCGTTCAAAGCATGAGCCGTCGAGGTAATTGCTGGGATAATGCAGTGGTTGAGCGCTACTTCAGGACGCTGAAGCACGATTGGATGCCGGAAAACGGTTATCAAACCCACATTGAAGCGGAGAAGGATGTGATGGACTTCATCTCACATTACAACCATCGCCGTTGCCACTCGGCTTCGAACCACTTGCCGCCTGCGCTGTTTGAGCAGCAGGCGGCCTAA
- a CDS encoding transposase, with amino-acid sequence MGYRVVTPEEKAEAIRLVVEMHYSVPKACEATGVGLTALRRWVARWRRQQNEVTQLPRLQDQELIESLQAQLALLEAENQVLKKQLPSHLKVLFGRTK; translated from the coding sequence ATGGGATATCGGGTCGTTACGCCTGAAGAAAAAGCAGAGGCTATTCGGTTAGTGGTGGAGATGCATTACTCCGTCCCCAAGGCCTGTGAAGCCACTGGTGTGGGCCTCACAGCTTTGCGTCGCTGGGTTGCTCGTTGGCGTCGACAGCAGAACGAAGTTACTCAGTTGCCACGATTACAGGATCAGGAGCTGATCGAGTCGCTGCAGGCGCAACTGGCGCTGCTTGAGGCCGAGAACCAAGTGCTAAAAAAGCAATTGCCCTCTCATCTAAAGGTTCTGTTCGGTCGAACCAAATGA
- a CDS encoding histidinol-phosphatase, with translation MRLALFDLDNTLLGGDSDHAWGDYLCERGFLDPIAYKARNDEFYQDYLAGKLDNAAYLNFCLEILGRTEMAVLDAWHSDYMRDCIEPIMLPKALELLKQHRDAGDKLVIITATNRFVTAPIAVRLGVETLIATECEMIDGRYSGRSTDIPCFREGKVTRLNRWLEETGYSLEGSYFYSDSMNDLPLLEQVANPVAVDPDPNLRAEAEKRGWPVISLRG, from the coding sequence ATGCGCCTGGCTCTATTCGATTTGGACAACACCCTTCTGGGCGGCGACAGCGATCACGCTTGGGGCGACTATCTGTGCGAGCGCGGCTTCCTCGACCCGATCGCCTACAAGGCGCGCAACGACGAGTTCTATCAGGATTACCTGGCCGGCAAGCTGGATAACGCGGCATATCTGAATTTCTGCCTGGAGATCCTCGGCCGCACCGAAATGGCCGTGCTGGACGCCTGGCACAGCGATTACATGCGCGACTGCATCGAGCCGATCATGTTGCCCAAGGCGCTGGAACTGCTGAAACAACACCGCGACGCCGGCGACAAACTGGTGATCATCACCGCGACCAACCGCTTCGTCACCGCCCCGATTGCCGTGCGCCTGGGCGTGGAAACCCTGATCGCCACCGAATGCGAAATGATCGACGGCCGCTACAGCGGGCGCAGCACCGACATTCCGTGCTTCCGTGAAGGCAAGGTGACGCGTCTGAATCGCTGGCTGGAAGAAACCGGGTATTCGCTGGAAGGCAGTTATTTCTACAGCGATTCGATGAATGATCTGCCGCTGCTGGAGCAAGTGGCGAATCCGGTGGCGGTTGATCCGGACCCGAATCTGCGCGCCGAGGCCGAGAAGCGGGGCTGGCCGGTGATTTCGTTGCGCGGCTGA